A genomic stretch from Juglans microcarpa x Juglans regia isolate MS1-56 chromosome 3S, Jm3101_v1.0, whole genome shotgun sequence includes:
- the LOC121256885 gene encoding protein SHI RELATED SEQUENCE 1-like — protein sequence MMLMQGGIGGSFTSSRCQDCGNQAKKECVYLRCRTCCRNKGFQCQTHVKSTWIPLYRRRQRQQQLAAAVLPQHLRVRGHPERQSQITSSGSEEANFPAEVHLRAAFFCIRLGSVNDAAEDQYAYQTAVSIGGHLFKGILYDQGPDHESNCTPGEGSSLAPQPPKLLNAADLANVTTNPAYTETLHPPLFPFPFTTPFMPGTQFLQRPKS from the exons atgatgttgaTGCAAGGAGGAATAGGGGGATCATTTACTAGTTCAAGGTGCCAAGATTGTGGGAACCAAGCCAAGAAGGAGTGTGTGTACTTGAGGTGCAGGACTTGCTGTAGAAACAAAGGGTTTCAGTGCCAAACACACGTTAAGAGCACCTGGATCCCTTTGTATAGAAGGCGCCAGAGGCAGCAACAGCTTGCAGCAGCTGTTCTTCCACAACACCTTCGAGTTCGAGGACATCCTGAAAGGCAAAGTCAAATCACATCTTCCG GGTCCGAAGAGGCAAATTTCCCAGCTGAAGTGCACCTCCGGGCGGCATTCTTTTGCATCCGGCTGGGCTCAGTGAACGATGCAGCTGAAGATCAGTACGCATACCAGACAGCCGTGAGCATTGGAGGGCATTTATTTAAGGGTATTCTCTACGATCAAGGCCCTGATCATGAAAGCAATTGCACTCCCGGCGAGGGCTCCTCTCTTGCACCTCAACCGCCTAAGCTTCTCAATGCTGCTGATCTAGCCAATGTCACTACCAATCCAGCTTACACGGAGACATTACATCCTCCTTTATTTCCCTTTCCCTTTACTACTCCTTTCATGCCGGGTACGCAATTTCTTCAGCGCCCAAAATCTTAg
- the LOC121258429 gene encoding DNA replication licensing factor MCM4, giving the protein MASDSPAANVNNGPSSPDDSYSSPIGNTLSSPGDAPGRRRRRPSSTPSAFSTPSPPRFTTSDANPALTPTPSYRTRHGTGAGRGRRASSATPIAATPSSTDDAPASSEGGDGYDAEDVRPTYVWGTNISVEDVNEAIYRFLKHFRERSSQSGEDALLIEGKYETAIKRVLEFEGDSLDVDAHDVFAYDPDLYTKMVRYPLEVLAIFDIVLMNMVSRIDPLFEKHIQTRIFNLKSSTSMRNLNPSDIERMISLKGMIIRCSSIIPEIREAVFRCLVCGYYSDPAVVNRGQITEPTLCLKEECQARNSMSLVHNRCRFADKQIVRLQETPDEIPDGGTPHTVSLLMHDKLVDTGKPGDRVEVTGIYRAMTVRVGPTQRTVKSLFKTYIDCLHIKKTDKSRMLTGDPKEAENPVGRSTEDISFDEEKVKQLKELSKLPDIYDRLTRSLAPNIWELDDVKKGLLCQLFGGNALNLPSGASFRGDINILLVGDPGTSKSQLLQYIHKLSPRGIYTSGRGSSAVGLTAYVAKDPETGETVLESGALVLSDRGICCIDEFDKMSENARSMLHEVMEQQTVSIAKAGIIASLNARTSVLACANPSGSRYNPRLSVIDNIHLPPTLLSRFDLIYLILDKADEQTDRRLAKHIVSLHFENPESAVQDVLDLSTLTAYVSYARRHIHPQLSDEAAEELTRGYVEMRRRGNFPGSSKKVITATPRQIESLIRLSEALARIRFSEWVEHRDVTEAFRLLEVAMQQSATDHSTGTIDMDLITTGVSASERMRRESLLSTTRNIIMEKMQLGGPSMRLLELLEELKKQISGSEVHLNDLRNAVSTLASEGFVAVHGDSVKRM; this is encoded by the exons ATGGCTTCCGATTCCCCTGCCGCAAATGTCAACAACg GACCGTCCTCTCCCGATGACTCCTACTCTAGCCCTATTGGCAACACGTTATCGTCCCCAGGTGATGCCCCCGGGCGGCGGAGGCGGCGCCCATCCTCTACACCCTCGGCATTCTCCACCCCGTCGCCTCCTCGTTTCACCACATCAGATGCGAACCCAGCTCTAACCCCAACCCCATCTTACCGCACGCGCCACGGAACTGGTGCTGGCCGTGGGCGAAGAGCTTCCTCGGCGACCCCAATTGCCGCCACGCCCTCGTCCACCGACGACGCCCCGGCCTCCTCTGAGGGAGGAGACGGCTATGATGCTGAAGACGTGCGGCCAACCTACGTGTGGGGCACGAATATAAGCGTTGAAGACGTTAATGAGGCGATCTATCGTTTCTTGAAGCATTTCCGGGAGAGATCGTCTCAGTCAGGGGAGGATGCGCTGCTTATAGAAGGGAAGTATGAGACGGCGATCAAAAGGGTTCTCGAATTTGAGGGTGATTCGCTTGATGTCGATGCACATGATGTGTTTGCCTATGATCCTGATTTATACACCAAGATGGTCAGGTACCCGCTCGAGGTCCTTGCGATTTTCGACATTGTGCTGATGAATATGGTGAGCCGAATTGACCCGTTGTTCGAGAAGCACATCCAAACTCGGATTTTCAATCTCAAGAGCTCAACATCAATGAGAAATCTTAACCCGTCTG ATATTGAGAGGATGATATCATTGAAGGGAATGATTATTCGGTGTAGCTCGATAATTCCCGAGATCAGGGAAGCGGTATTTAGGTGTCTAGTGTGCGGATACTATTCTGATCCTGCTGTCGTAAATAGAG GGCAAATTACTGAACCTACGCTATGCTTGAAGGAAGAGTGTCAAGCAAGAAACTCCATGTCACTGGTTCACAACCGATGCAG GTTCGCTGATAAGCAGATTGTGAGGCTTCAGGAGACACCTGATGAGATCCCTGATGGAGGAACACCTCACACAGTGAGCTTGTTGATGCATGACAAGCTGGTGGATACTGGAAAGCCAGGTGACAGGGTTGAG GTCACTGGGATTTACAGGGCTATGACTGTCAGAGTTGGACCAACACAGAGGACTGTGAAATCATTATTCAAG ACTTACATTGATTGTCTCCATATAAAGAAAACGGACAAGTCAAGAATGCTGACAGGGGATCCCAAGGAAGCAGAGAATCCCGTGGGTAGAAGCACTGAAgatatttcttttgatgaagAGAAG GTGAAACAATTGAAAGAGCTGTCGAAATTACCCGATATATATGATAGACTAACCAGGTCGTTGGCACCAAACATCTGGGAGCTCGACGACGTGAAAAAAGGTCTGCTTTGTCAG CTTTTTGGTGGAAATGCTTTAAATTTGCCATCTGGTGCTAGCTTCCGTGGGGATATCAATATCCTTCTTGTCGGTGATCCAGGAACCAGCAAGTCCCAGCTGCTCCAGTACATACACAAGCTATCACCCCGTGGCATTTACACCAGTGGAAGAGGGAGCTCTGCTGTTGGCTTGACTGCTTATGTTGCCAAAGATCCTGAAACCGGGGAAACT GTTCTGGAGAGTGGAGCCTTAGTTTTGAGTGACAGAGGCATATGCTGCATTGATGAATTTGACAAAATGTCTGAGAATGCAAGGAGTATGTTACATGAG GTTATGGAACAACAAACTGTTTCAATAGCTAAGGCAGGAATTATTGCTTCCCTCAATGCTAGGACTTCCGTACTGGCTTGTGCAAATCCAAGTGGTTCACGCTATAATCCTCGCTTGTCTGTGATTGACAACATACACCTTCCTCCTACCTTATTGTCCAG GTTTGATTTGATTTACTTAATTCTTGATAAGGCTGATGAGCAAACAGATAGGCGCCTTGCCAAGCATATTGTTTCATTACACTTTGAGAATCCTGAG AGTGCAGTTCAGGATGTCTTGGACCTTTCGACGTTAACTGCATATGTGAGCTATGCTCGTAGGCACATTCACCCACAGTTATCCGATGAAGCTGCTGAAGAGTTGACTCGAGGGTATGTTGAGATGAGGAGGAGAGGAAATTTCCCTGGAAGTAGCAAGAAG GTGATAACGGCAACACCTAGGCAGATTGAGAGTTTGATACGCCTTAGTGAAGCCCTGGCTCGAATTCGCTTCTCAGAATGG GTTGAACATCGTGATGTAACTGAGGCATTTCGGCTCCTGGAAGTTGCAATGCAGCAGTCAGCAACAGATCACTCTACTG gaaCAATTGACATGGATCTTATCACTACCGGAGTTTCGGCAAGTGAAAGAATGAGACGGGAGAGTCTATTATCAACTACTCGGAACATAATAATGGAGAAGATGCAACTTGGTGGACCCTCAATGCGCTTGTTGGAG TTGCTGGAAGAGCTGAAGAAGCAGATCTCTGGTAGTGAAGTCCACCTTAATGAT CTAAGGAATGCAGTTTCGACCCTGGCAAGTGAGGGATTCGTAGCTGTCCACGGTGACAGTGTGAAAAGAATGTGA